One Methanobacterium bryantii genomic window carries:
- a CDS encoding ATP-grasp domain-containing protein gives MKNILVVGTNSRPVACSAKKMGNTIYSVDYFCTSDLVKCSDYLRCILNQIPYESCGYYIERFDPELLETYANEVVDDVDCILCSAGAMPDKFPESKVIGNKKIAGIENKYNLYNLLKDKFNVPETFLVSSYAEAAQIVGSKDDKKFLVKPVFGAGGKGIKRFEETNENTNFNGMMLQEFIEGQNVSASVLSTGNEAKAIFTSRQILGEDGLGQPDEFAYCGNIVPFTDDVQVKKTAEDAIMELSLLGSNGVDMIHTGEDIYVIEVNPRFQGTFECAEEVLGINMVDAHVNACSGTIIEIPEPNKFAVKMVIFAKRRCIAGNLDFEGVYDIPERNVIIEKDEPAATVITSDESLEKAIYKAERLVERVYNELEPFPEKILARNVSV, from the coding sequence ATGAAAAACATTCTTGTTGTAGGTACAAATTCGCGACCTGTGGCTTGCTCTGCAAAAAAGATGGGAAACACCATCTATTCAGTAGATTATTTTTGTACAAGTGACCTTGTAAAATGTTCTGATTATTTAAGATGCATATTAAATCAAATTCCCTATGAATCCTGCGGATACTACATTGAAAGGTTCGATCCTGAACTTCTTGAGACTTATGCAAATGAAGTTGTTGATGATGTGGACTGTATCCTATGCAGTGCAGGGGCAATGCCTGATAAATTTCCAGAATCAAAAGTGATAGGGAACAAAAAAATCGCAGGAATCGAAAATAAATATAACCTTTACAACTTACTCAAAGATAAATTTAATGTCCCAGAAACTTTTTTAGTATCTTCGTATGCTGAGGCGGCCCAAATAGTAGGGAGTAAAGACGACAAAAAGTTCCTTGTAAAGCCAGTTTTTGGGGCTGGGGGCAAAGGCATTAAAAGATTTGAGGAAACAAATGAAAACACTAATTTTAATGGAATGATGCTTCAAGAGTTTATAGAAGGCCAAAATGTCAGTGCATCTGTTTTATCAACAGGGAATGAAGCAAAGGCAATTTTTACAAGCAGGCAGATACTTGGAGAAGATGGACTTGGACAGCCTGATGAATTTGCATACTGTGGAAATATAGTTCCATTCACTGATGACGTGCAGGTTAAAAAAACAGCAGAAGATGCCATAATGGAGTTATCACTTTTAGGATCAAATGGGGTAGATATGATCCATACTGGAGAAGACATCTATGTTATAGAAGTTAACCCGAGATTTCAGGGTACCTTTGAGTGTGCTGAAGAAGTGCTTGGAATTAACATGGTGGATGCCCATGTTAATGCGTGCAGCGGCACAATAATTGAAATACCAGAACCAAATAAATTCGCTGTTAAGATGGTTATTTTTGCAAAAAGGCGTTGTATTGCGGGAAATTTAGATTTTGAGGGTGTATATGATATTCCTGAGCGAAATGTCATTATTGAAAAAGATGAACCTGCCGCAACAGTTATAACATCAGATGAAAGTCTTGAAAAGGCCATTTATAAAGCAGAAAGACTGGTTGAAAGAGTTTATAATGAGCTTGAACCTTTCCCTGAAAAAATACTGGCCAGAAATGTTAGTGTGTGA
- a CDS encoding DUF61 family protein, with the protein MKKLDPSDNILKKQVISLNRHLPRRRKTLEELLREERPHVLGADGTRHRFKNAELKKIASMIDKEDYKKLKLPIYIEIESLTSGARIAGDLESTIICKILNIDPCKRELFIYRPQIKELRIKFPTTTQYIFLVR; encoded by the coding sequence ATGAAAAAATTAGATCCTTCAGATAATATCCTTAAAAAGCAGGTTATAAGTTTAAACAGACATCTCCCTAGACGTCGAAAAACATTAGAAGAGCTTTTGAGAGAAGAACGTCCCCATGTACTCGGTGCAGATGGCACAAGGCACAGATTTAAAAATGCTGAACTTAAAAAAATTGCCAGCATGATTGATAAAGAGGACTATAAAAAATTAAAACTTCCTATTTATATTGAAATTGAGTCACTAACATCTGGAGCAAGAATTGCTGGAGACCTTGAGTCAACCATTATTTGCAAAATATTAAATATAGATCCATGTAAACGTGAACTTTTTATATATAGACCTCAAATAAAAGAACTTAGAATTAAGTTTCCAACAACTACACAGTACATCTTTCTCGTAAGATAG
- a CDS encoding DUF22 domain-containing protein: protein MGAIRVLNRVDEVKEELKGEELHALGNFKVGNIIGKLRAVIADEDVDIKANEAKSIKIKKINIPKNYITFLSAYASNRYGHTVAVGEEVHLPMSMKRTVDYASFLANIDGTIKEDDLLGVLVLLPVEMIK from the coding sequence ATGGGAGCTATTAGAGTATTAAATAGAGTAGATGAGGTTAAAGAAGAGCTTAAAGGCGAAGAACTTCATGCATTAGGCAATTTTAAAGTAGGAAACATTATAGGTAAACTACGCGCAGTAATAGCTGATGAAGATGTCGATATTAAAGCTAATGAAGCCAAGTCAATAAAGATTAAAAAAATCAATATCCCTAAAAACTATATAACCTTTTTATCAGCCTATGCATCAAACAGATATGGTCATACAGTAGCAGTGGGAGAAGAAGTTCATCTTCCCATGAGCATGAAAAGAACAGTTGACTATGCTTCATTTCTTGCAAACATCGATGGTACTATAAAAGAAGACGACTTACTTGGAGTTTTAGTTCTTCTCCCTGTAGAGATGATTAAATAA
- a CDS encoding V-type ATP synthase subunit D, whose product MAQEMLEGVNPTRMELLKLKDREKLAVKGHGLLKEKRNALIMEFFNILERVKGSRDEVEKKMAEAFEDLTTAQIVMGDLAVKKAAVSVKESVKVDIDSRSVMGVVVPILEAETSQRNMVQRGYGFVDTSAKLDEAARKFEESINLILELAEIEKTIVLLAEEIESTKRRVNALEHIIIPRVENTVKYIEMRLEEMERENFVRLKMIKKAMES is encoded by the coding sequence ATGGCACAAGAAATGTTAGAAGGAGTTAATCCAACAAGAATGGAACTTCTTAAACTTAAGGACCGTGAAAAGCTCGCAGTTAAAGGGCATGGTCTCCTTAAAGAAAAAAGGAACGCTCTTATAATGGAATTTTTCAACATACTGGAACGTGTAAAAGGTTCCAGAGATGAAGTTGAGAAAAAAATGGCTGAGGCATTTGAAGATCTCACAACTGCTCAAATTGTTATGGGAGACTTAGCTGTTAAAAAAGCTGCTGTGTCTGTTAAAGAATCTGTCAAAGTGGATATCGACTCACGGAGTGTAATGGGTGTTGTGGTGCCTATACTTGAAGCTGAAACTTCACAAAGAAACATGGTTCAAAGAGGTTACGGATTTGTAGATACTTCTGCCAAACTTGATGAGGCAGCAAGGAAGTTCGAAGAATCAATCAATTTAATACTTGAACTTGCAGAAATCGAAAAAACCATTGTACTTCTTGCAGAAGAGATAGAGTCAACAAAAAGAAGGGTAAATGCGCTAGAGCACATAATCATTCCAAGGGTAGAAAATACAGTCAAGTATATCGAAATGCGGCTTGAAGAAATGGAAAGAGAAAACTTCGTAAGGTTGAAGATGATTAAAAAGGCCATGGAGTCATAA
- a CDS encoding ATP synthase subunit B, translating to MDLNIKTREYTTVSEVSGPLMIVEGVEDVGYNEIVDIITPAGDARRGQVLEVREGFAVVQVFEGTSDLNTATTKVRFTGETARLGVSLDMLGRVFGGTGKPIDGGPEIIPDKELDINGNPMNPTAREFPAEFIQTGISTIDGTNTLVRGQKLPIFSGSGLPHNDLAAQIARHAKVVGEETEFAVVFAAMGITHEEANFFMRDFERTGALERVTVFMNLADDPATERIITPRMALTTAEYFAFEKGMHVLVILTDMTNYCEALREISAAREEVPGRRGYPGYMYTDLASLYERAGRMEGKEGSITQMPILVMPQDDITHPIPDLTGYITEGQIVLSRDLYRKGIYPPVDVLPSLSRLMSGGIGEGRTREDHSGVSDQLYSAYSEGRDLRDLMAVVGEEALTERDRKYLAFADEFENKFVTETKDEDRTIEETLTIGWELLSLLPEAELKRVKAEHIPKYHPAHK from the coding sequence ATGGATTTAAATATCAAAACAAGGGAATATACAACCGTTTCTGAAGTTTCAGGACCTCTCATGATTGTAGAAGGTGTTGAAGATGTCGGCTACAACGAAATAGTAGACATAATAACACCTGCCGGGGACGCCAGAAGAGGACAAGTTCTCGAGGTACGTGAAGGTTTTGCGGTTGTACAGGTGTTTGAAGGTACAAGCGACCTTAACACAGCAACAACCAAAGTAAGATTTACAGGTGAAACAGCAAGATTAGGTGTTTCCCTTGACATGTTAGGAAGAGTTTTCGGAGGTACTGGAAAACCTATAGACGGCGGTCCAGAGATCATCCCCGATAAAGAACTCGATATTAACGGGAACCCAATGAACCCAACCGCAAGGGAATTCCCAGCAGAATTTATACAAACTGGTATCTCAACCATAGACGGAACAAACACCCTTGTTAGAGGACAAAAACTCCCTATATTTTCAGGATCAGGATTACCTCACAACGACCTTGCAGCACAGATTGCAAGACACGCTAAGGTAGTAGGAGAAGAAACTGAATTTGCAGTTGTATTTGCTGCTATGGGAATTACCCACGAAGAAGCAAACTTCTTCATGAGAGATTTCGAAAGAACTGGAGCTCTCGAAAGAGTTACAGTCTTCATGAACCTTGCAGACGACCCTGCAACTGAAAGGATCATCACACCAAGGATGGCACTTACAACAGCAGAATACTTTGCTTTTGAAAAAGGAATGCACGTTCTTGTTATCTTAACTGATATGACCAACTACTGTGAAGCATTAAGGGAAATTTCAGCTGCACGTGAAGAGGTTCCAGGAAGACGTGGATACCCAGGTTACATGTACACTGACCTTGCTTCACTCTATGAAAGAGCAGGTCGTATGGAAGGTAAAGAAGGTTCAATTACCCAGATGCCAATTCTTGTTATGCCTCAAGACGATATTACCCACCCAATTCCTGACCTGACAGGTTACATTACCGAAGGACAGATCGTATTAAGCAGAGACCTTTACAGGAAAGGTATTTACCCTCCAGTAGACGTTCTCCCATCACTTTCAAGATTGATGAGTGGTGGAATTGGTGAAGGAAGAACAAGAGAAGACCACAGTGGTGTATCTGACCAGCTGTATTCAGCATATTCTGAAGGCCGTGACTTAAGAGACCTTATGGCTGTTGTTGGTGAAGAAGCACTTACAGAACGTGACCGAAAATATCTCGCATTTGCAGATGAATTCGAGAACAAGTTCGTAACAGAAACCAAAGATGAAGACAGAACCATTGAAGAAACACTCACCATTGGTTGGGAACTTCTAAGCTTACTTCCTGAAGCCGAACTTAAGAGGGTTAAAGCAGAGCATATTCCAAAATATCATCCTGCACATAAATAA
- a CDS encoding ATP synthase subunit A, producing MITGRIIKIAGPVIVGDGMKGTQMNEMVRVGEEGLIGEIIELEGDTATIQVYEETAGIKPGEQIESTGGPLSVELGPGILTSIYDGIQRPLENIKALTGDYIERGVDVPALPKDKKWKFTPKVSAGAQVKGGDVIGEVQETSSIVHKIMIPPKTEGTLKSIVSEGEYTIVDDIAEVETSAGVEKVQMVQKWPVRVGRPYKAKLDPDIPLVTGQRAQDTFFTVAKGGTAAMPGPFGSGKTVTQQQLAKWADADIVVYIGCGERGNEMTEVLTEFPELEDPKTGKPLMDRTVLIANTSNMPVAAREASVYTGITIAEYFRDMGYDVALMADSTSRWAEAMREISGRLEEMPGEEGYPAYLASKLAQFYERAGRVTTVGTEDKVASLTVVGAVSPPGGDLSEPVTQNTLRISKVFWALDSSLADKRHFPSIDWLQSYSLYVDSIAGWWNTNVGEDWRELRDEAMLLLQKESELQEIVQLVGPDALPDRERVTLETTRMLREDFLQQNAFHEIDTYCAPAKQYGMLKTIVMFQEHATAALERGAASNEIIALSVKEDIGRMKYIPEAEFEAEIKAIQDKVIKQTSEV from the coding sequence ATGATTACAGGAAGGATAATTAAAATAGCAGGTCCCGTTATTGTTGGAGACGGCATGAAGGGAACCCAGATGAATGAGATGGTTAGAGTCGGTGAAGAAGGACTTATCGGTGAGATAATCGAACTCGAAGGCGACACAGCAACCATTCAGGTTTATGAAGAAACCGCAGGTATTAAACCAGGGGAACAAATTGAAAGTACAGGAGGACCACTCTCCGTAGAGTTAGGTCCTGGAATTCTGACATCGATTTATGATGGAATTCAAAGGCCACTTGAAAACATTAAAGCCTTAACTGGAGACTACATTGAAAGAGGTGTAGACGTTCCAGCACTACCTAAAGACAAAAAATGGAAATTTACTCCAAAAGTAAGTGCAGGAGCACAGGTAAAAGGCGGAGACGTTATTGGTGAAGTTCAGGAAACTTCTTCCATAGTCCACAAGATTATGATCCCTCCAAAAACAGAAGGTACTCTAAAAAGTATCGTAAGTGAAGGGGAATATACAATAGTAGACGACATAGCTGAAGTAGAAACATCAGCCGGCGTTGAAAAAGTACAGATGGTACAGAAGTGGCCTGTAAGGGTTGGAAGACCATACAAAGCAAAACTTGACCCAGATATACCACTGGTAACTGGTCAAAGAGCGCAGGACACATTCTTCACAGTTGCAAAAGGTGGAACAGCAGCTATGCCGGGTCCATTCGGTTCAGGTAAAACTGTTACACAGCAGCAGCTTGCAAAATGGGCTGACGCAGACATCGTTGTATACATAGGATGTGGAGAACGTGGAAACGAAATGACAGAGGTTCTAACCGAGTTCCCAGAACTTGAAGACCCAAAAACAGGAAAACCACTCATGGACAGAACAGTCCTTATTGCAAACACATCAAACATGCCTGTGGCTGCAAGGGAAGCATCTGTATACACAGGAATTACCATTGCAGAATACTTCAGAGACATGGGATACGATGTAGCTCTTATGGCTGACTCAACATCAAGATGGGCAGAAGCTATGAGGGAAATTTCAGGAAGGCTCGAAGAGATGCCGGGTGAAGAAGGTTACCCAGCTTACCTTGCATCAAAACTCGCTCAATTCTACGAAAGAGCAGGAAGAGTAACCACAGTAGGTACAGAAGACAAAGTAGCATCATTAACAGTAGTTGGTGCAGTATCACCTCCGGGTGGGGACCTTTCAGAGCCTGTAACTCAAAACACTTTACGTATATCCAAAGTGTTCTGGGCGCTTGACTCATCACTTGCAGACAAACGTCACTTCCCTTCAATTGACTGGCTGCAGAGTTACTCATTATATGTAGACAGCATCGCAGGATGGTGGAACACCAACGTAGGTGAAGATTGGAGAGAATTAAGGGACGAAGCAATGCTTTTACTCCAGAAAGAATCCGAACTTCAGGAAATCGTTCAGCTCGTAGGTCCTGATGCATTACCTGACCGGGAAAGAGTCACCTTAGAAACCACAAGGATGTTAAGGGAAGATTTCCTCCAGCAGAACGCGTTCCACGAAATAGACACTTACTGTGCACCAGCAAAACAATACGGAATGCTTAAAACCATAGTCATGTTCCAGGAACACGCTACCGCAGCTCTTGAACGCGGCGCAGCGTCCAATGAGATCATTGCACTCAGCGTAAAAGAAGACATCGGTAGAATGAAATACATACCTGAAGCAGAGTTTGAAGCTGAGATTAAAGCAATTCAGGATAAGGTAATTAAACAAACTAGTGAGGTATGA
- a CDS encoding V-type ATP synthase subunit F, producing MKSSIAVIADPDTVTGFKLGGIKTGYPVEDMNKAKTRLEELFKQDFSIIITTEKIGDELRETIDKLTRTSTLPMIIEVPDKTGPSERATDPIGELIKRVIGVEMVK from the coding sequence ATGAAATCAAGTATAGCAGTGATCGCAGATCCAGACACAGTTACCGGCTTTAAACTCGGAGGTATTAAAACCGGATATCCTGTTGAGGATATGAATAAAGCCAAAACACGTCTAGAGGAACTTTTTAAACAGGATTTCTCAATTATTATAACCACTGAAAAAATTGGGGATGAGTTAAGAGAAACAATTGACAAACTCACAAGAACAAGCACATTACCTATGATAATTGAAGTACCTGATAAAACAGGGCCAAGTGAAAGGGCAACTGATCCTATTGGTGAACTTATCAAACGAGTAATTGGGGTTGAGATGGTAAAATGA
- a CDS encoding V-type ATP synthase subunit C, which yields MADGIISIVAQMGFPSIDPLLGLLALVGLIVGAIVIVVVIRPLLDIFPYAYPNARVRARTGKILTEKQLTEIIESNDLTEVTNYLRGLPDYAKYIDQYPLEKALDTHLADNYETLTKIVPKDIKPIFSVLLQKWDIRNIKSIIAAKEADLSREETVNLIVPFGELKDSLDKLLDAKNITEIINGLEGTAYAHVLDEALPAYQKTGMVLPLEASLDKFFLENLLTAASNPSDESARALHSYIGTQIDAANLSIILRAKAEGLMYDDIQPYIISDGYQIREWKLKDLMESESVGNVVSSLDGTEYAQILTDALPEYTKTGSVAPLEAALDEKVRQTAKALSVKIPFGIGPIVGFLSKKEKEIRNLKVITRAKREIGFSNSKIKELLV from the coding sequence ATGGCAGATGGTATCATATCAATAGTAGCTCAAATGGGTTTTCCCTCTATTGATCCTCTTTTAGGTCTTTTAGCACTGGTAGGGTTAATTGTTGGAGCTATAGTGATAGTGGTAGTCATACGACCATTGTTAGATATTTTTCCATATGCTTACCCTAATGCACGAGTAAGAGCAAGAACAGGAAAAATTCTTACAGAAAAACAATTAACAGAAATTATCGAATCAAATGACTTAACAGAAGTGACAAATTATCTTAGAGGACTTCCAGACTATGCAAAATACATAGATCAGTATCCCCTAGAAAAAGCCCTTGATACGCATCTTGCAGATAATTATGAAACATTAACCAAAATAGTCCCAAAGGATATTAAACCTATTTTTAGTGTTTTACTCCAAAAATGGGATATAAGAAATATAAAAAGCATAATTGCTGCAAAAGAAGCAGATTTATCCAGAGAGGAAACTGTAAATCTTATAGTTCCATTTGGAGAGTTAAAAGACTCACTGGATAAACTTTTAGATGCAAAAAATATCACTGAAATTATCAACGGTCTTGAAGGGACAGCATATGCACATGTTCTTGATGAAGCATTACCTGCATATCAAAAAACAGGCATGGTTTTACCTTTAGAAGCTTCACTCGATAAATTCTTCCTTGAAAACTTATTAACTGCTGCATCAAATCCTTCTGATGAAAGCGCAAGAGCGTTACATTCATATATAGGAACACAAATTGACGCAGCTAACTTAAGTATTATTTTAAGAGCGAAGGCTGAAGGTCTAATGTATGACGATATACAACCTTATATTATTTCAGATGGTTATCAAATCAGGGAATGGAAATTAAAAGACCTGATGGAATCTGAAAGTGTAGGAAATGTTGTAAGCAGCCTAGACGGAACTGAATATGCACAAATTCTTACTGATGCTTTACCTGAATATACCAAAACAGGTTCTGTAGCACCACTGGAAGCAGCTTTAGATGAAAAAGTCAGACAAACTGCAAAAGCATTATCAGTTAAAATACCTTTCGGAATAGGGCCAATTGTAGGTTTCTTAAGCAAAAAAGAAAAAGAAATACGAAACTTAAAAGTCATAACTCGTGCGAAAAGAGAAATTGGATTCTCTAACTCAAAAATTAAGGAGTTGCTAGTATGA
- a CDS encoding V-type proton ATPase subunit E, with translation MNSGADKIVSSIISDAQSKADVIIQEAEREAALIVEEGEKEAVLEKEKILENANKQSAMKYQQLISEAKMNSRRAELEAREEIIEGAFKRAEDELKKIASTDSNEYKESLKKIIEEASIEIGGGDLILSLKADDIAKVKDAISSLEKNIEGKTGTKTTLEIGENIATIGGAVVKTKNGDIEVNNTIEARMLRFKKALRSEVARILFK, from the coding sequence ATGAACTCTGGGGCAGATAAAATTGTCTCAAGCATAATTTCTGACGCGCAAAGTAAGGCTGATGTTATAATCCAAGAAGCTGAAAGAGAAGCTGCTCTTATTGTTGAAGAAGGAGAAAAAGAAGCAGTTTTAGAAAAAGAAAAGATCCTGGAAAACGCCAATAAACAGTCCGCAATGAAATATCAACAGCTCATCTCTGAAGCTAAAATGAACTCCAGAAGAGCAGAGCTTGAGGCAAGAGAAGAAATAATAGAAGGTGCATTTAAACGTGCCGAAGATGAACTAAAGAAAATTGCATCTACTGATAGTAATGAATACAAAGAATCTCTCAAAAAAATCATAGAAGAAGCTTCTATTGAAATTGGTGGGGGAGACTTAATATTATCCTTAAAAGCAGATGACATTGCCAAAGTCAAGGATGCAATTTCATCACTTGAAAAAAATATTGAAGGAAAAACTGGCACTAAAACAACCTTAGAGATTGGAGAAAACATAGCTACCATTGGGGGAGCTGTTGTAAAAACCAAAAATGGAGATATTGAAGTTAACAATACAATCGAAGCTAGAATGCTGAGGTTCAAAAAAGCTCTACGATCAGAGGTTGCAAGAATATTATTTAAATAA
- a CDS encoding V-type ATP synthase subunit K (produces ATP from ADP in the presence of a proton gradient across the membrane; the K subunit is a nonenzymatic component which binds the dimeric form by interacting with the G and E subunits): MVLEIGAALVAIGAGVAIGFAGLGSGLGQGIAAAGGVGAVAEDKGMFAQGLIFAVLAETQAIYGLLIAILLMLGAGLIGGTPKPISVAAGLAAVGAGAAIGFAGLGSGIGQGITGASSVGAVVEDKDMFAQGLIFAVLSETQAIYGLLVAILIMLGASLLGA, encoded by the coding sequence ATGGTATTAGAAATAGGTGCCGCATTAGTAGCAATAGGTGCGGGAGTAGCTATAGGTTTTGCTGGATTAGGATCAGGTTTAGGACAAGGTATTGCAGCTGCTGGAGGTGTAGGTGCAGTTGCAGAAGATAAAGGCATGTTTGCTCAGGGCCTTATCTTTGCAGTACTTGCAGAAACTCAGGCTATATACGGCCTGTTAATTGCCATACTGTTAATGTTAGGTGCTGGGTTAATTGGTGGAACACCAAAACCTATTAGTGTTGCTGCAGGATTAGCAGCAGTAGGTGCAGGTGCAGCTATTGGATTTGCTGGTCTTGGTTCTGGTATCGGTCAGGGTATCACTGGAGCATCATCTGTAGGTGCAGTAGTAGAAGACAAAGACATGTTTGCTCAGGGTCTTATATTCGCAGTATTATCAGAGACTCAGGCTATATACGGTCTGTTAGTTGCTATATTGATAATGTTAGGTGCTAGCTTACTGGGAGCTTAA
- a CDS encoding V-type ATP synthase subunit I, protein MFKPARMKKLKILTLDAYSNSVVSALHEEEIVQIHDISERIQQDAEWKQILKPSKATAYTGKLSSLQMKTTGIVDFLKSAERKEGGILKSIVGFINPKVPEKREVEDLGTEALIERAESILGEVEGQTKTIENKINVIDSEKNELNSALNIATKLQNIDIDFSDLEDTNYTSAIAGKMPSAQFEEFKKEAASITDQIVILEQDAEEDTKILIVVTLKEYGNKVSALLRRFEFELYNTSGLSGKPAAIIQSAESRINEIDNEKAQLMNELADIAGKWKDDLLVLKEQLDIEKNRNEIFSFFGETNKTLMLEAWVPVKKADKAVEIIKESSDGYSIIEVTDPEEGDDIPIHLDNPRFAKPYEMFVHMYSPPGYKEIDPTIFLALMFPFFFGFCLTDAGYGIADALIGIVLILGLGKVNKMMRNMGIILVTGGIWAVILGFITNSFLGNLYGQFIVGDPNAAVPGTIEAVNAFAHPDAILIMAITVGVIYTIIGLIIGARNNLVAGKTKEALGEQIAWLMIFVGVGLAAASFLLGLSSILLYLGGALAIIAIIMFIYVNGPFGIMDLMGMIGNILSYARLLALGLATGGIAMTVNIFVGLVGGIPYIGLILIPIVFIGGHIANGAFQTFGGVINALRLHYVEFFGQFYIGGSQKFRAFRTKRKITTLGGK, encoded by the coding sequence ATGTTTAAGCCAGCGAGAATGAAAAAGCTTAAAATACTCACTTTAGATGCCTATTCTAATTCTGTGGTAAGTGCTCTTCATGAAGAAGAGATAGTTCAAATCCATGATATTTCCGAACGCATTCAACAGGATGCGGAATGGAAACAAATTTTAAAACCATCAAAGGCTACGGCCTATACGGGTAAACTATCTTCACTTCAAATGAAGACTACTGGAATTGTTGATTTTTTGAAATCCGCAGAACGAAAAGAAGGCGGCATTCTTAAGAGTATTGTAGGCTTTATAAACCCAAAAGTACCCGAAAAAAGAGAAGTCGAAGACTTAGGCACTGAGGCTCTAATTGAGCGTGCAGAATCTATTTTAGGGGAAGTAGAAGGGCAAACAAAAACAATTGAAAATAAAATAAATGTTATTGATTCAGAAAAAAATGAGCTTAACAGCGCTCTTAACATTGCAACTAAACTCCAAAATATTGATATTGATTTCAGTGATTTAGAAGATACAAATTATACTTCTGCAATAGCTGGAAAAATGCCCAGTGCTCAATTTGAAGAATTCAAAAAAGAAGCAGCTTCCATAACAGACCAGATCGTGATTTTAGAGCAAGATGCCGAAGAAGATACAAAGATCTTAATCGTCGTTACTTTAAAAGAATACGGTAATAAAGTTTCAGCTCTTCTAAGAAGATTCGAATTTGAGTTGTATAATACTTCAGGACTTTCCGGGAAACCAGCTGCAATAATTCAAAGTGCAGAATCCAGAATCAATGAAATTGATAATGAGAAAGCACAATTAATGAATGAACTTGCAGATATTGCGGGAAAATGGAAAGATGATCTCCTAGTATTAAAAGAGCAGCTCGATATCGAAAAAAATAGAAATGAGATATTCTCTTTCTTTGGAGAAACAAATAAAACTTTAATGTTAGAAGCATGGGTTCCAGTTAAAAAGGCAGATAAAGCTGTTGAAATTATTAAGGAATCCAGTGATGGTTACTCCATCATTGAAGTAACCGATCCTGAAGAAGGAGACGACATTCCAATTCATCTGGATAACCCTCGTTTTGCCAAACCATACGAGATGTTCGTACACATGTACTCACCGCCAGGTTATAAAGAAATAGACCCAACAATATTCCTTGCATTGATGTTCCCATTTTTCTTCGGGTTCTGTCTTACAGATGCAGGTTACGGTATTGCAGATGCTTTAATTGGTATAGTTCTGATTCTTGGGCTTGGAAAAGTAAATAAGATGATGCGTAACATGGGTATTATTCTTGTTACAGGTGGTATATGGGCCGTTATACTTGGTTTCATTACAAATAGTTTCCTAGGAAACTTATATGGTCAATTTATTGTAGGAGATCCAAATGCTGCAGTCCCTGGAACTATAGAAGCCGTCAATGCATTTGCGCATCCTGACGCTATATTAATTATGGCCATAACAGTTGGTGTAATTTACACAATTATAGGGCTAATAATTGGAGCTCGTAACAATTTAGTAGCTGGAAAAACCAAAGAAGCACTAGGAGAACAAATAGCATGGCTAATGATATTTGTAGGTGTTGGTCTTGCAGCTGCATCTTTCTTGTTAGGATTAAGTTCAATTTTACTCTACTTAGGAGGAGCCCTTGCTATCATAGCCATTATCATGTTCATATATGTTAATGGACCATTTGGAATCATGGATCTTATGGGAATGATTGGAAATATTCTATCATATGCAAGGCTGCTTGCTCTTGGTCTTGCAACAGGTGGAATAGCCATGACTGTGAACATTTTTGTTGGTTTAGTAGGTGGAATCCCTTATATTGGTTTAATACTTATACCAATAGTATTTATAGGTGGACACATTGCTAACGGCGCATTCCAGACTTTTGGAGGAGTTATCAACGCTCTCCGTTTACATTATGTTGAATTTTTTGGTCAGTTTTACATCGGCGGGAGTCAAAAATTCCGGGCTTTCCGTACAAAAAGAAAAATTACTACGTTAGGAGGTAAATAA